One Solanum lycopersicum chromosome 2, SLM_r2.1 genomic region harbors:
- the LOC101247388 gene encoding uncharacterized protein isoform X1 — protein MSPNKFEVTNLEKSVDEETTKGEKKDSLSAVLETEPSDSGMAAASATDGVAATAVRSVIQRIEHVAERCGRRSDQVRLVAVSKTKPVSLLKQVYDAGHRCFGENYVKELIEKAPQLPDDIEWHFIGNLQSNKVKPLLTGVPNLAMVETVDDEKIANQLDRVAANIGRKPLKVFIQVNTSGEETKSGVEPDGCLELVKHVTSNCPNLEFCGLMTIGMPDYTSTPENFKTLAKCRSEVCEALGISEDQCELSMGMSGDFELAVEMGSTNVRVGSTIFGAREYPTK, from the exons ATGTCCCCCAATAAATTCGAAGTGACCAATCTAGAAAAATCAGTGGACGAGGAAACAACAAAAGGCGAGAAAAAAGATTCATTAAGTGCAGTGCTGGAGACGGAACCGTCAGATTCAGGAATGGCTGCTGCTTCCGCTACGGATGGTGTCGCTGCGACGGCAGTACGGTCGGTAATTCAGCGGATTGAACACGTGGCTGAACGATGTGGCCGCAGATCGGACCAAGTAAGGCTGGTGGCTGTAAGCAAAACTAAGCCAGTATCTCTCCTCAAACAAGTTTACGACGCCGGTCATCGTTGTTTCGGTGAAAATTACGTCAAAGAGCTCATTGAGAAAGCTCCTCAG CTTCCAGATGATATAGAGTGGCATTTCATAGGGAATTTGCAGAGCAATAAAGTCAAGCCACTTTTAA CTGGAGTGCCAAATCTTGCTATGGTGGAGACAGTAGATGATGAAAAG ATTGCAAATCAGCTTGACCGTGTGGCTGCGAACATTGGAAGAAAGCCATTGAAAGTTTTTATCCAAGTTAATACAAGCGGGGAAGAAA CTAAATCTGGTGTTGAACCAGATGGGTGTCTGGAACTCGTGAAACATGTTACTTCAAACTGCCCTAATCTTGAATTCTGTGGCTTGATGACTATTGGAATGCCAGATTATACATCGACTCCTGAAAACTTTAAG ACTTTAGCAAAATGTAGAAGTGAAGTTTGCGAGGCACTTGGAATATCTGAAGATCAATGTGAGCTGTCAATGGGCATGTCAGGCGACTTTGAACTTGCT GTTGAGATGGGCAGTACAAATGTTCGAGTTGGATCTACTATATTTGGTGCAAGGGAATATCCAACGAAGTAG
- the LOC101247388 gene encoding uncharacterized protein isoform X2: protein MSPNKFEVTNLEKSVDEETTKGEKKDSLSAVLETEPSDSGMAAASATDGVAATAVRSVIQRIEHVAERCGRRSDQVRLVAVSKTKPVSLLKQVYDAGHRCFGENYVKELIEKAPQLPDDIEWHFIGNLQSNKVKPLLTGVPNLAMVETVDDEKIANQLDRVAANIGRKPLKVFIQVNTSGEETKSGVEPDGCLELVKHVTSNCPNLEFCGLMTIGMPDYTSTPENFKTLAKCRSEVCEALGISEDQCELSMGMSGDFELAVSDLTCH from the exons ATGTCCCCCAATAAATTCGAAGTGACCAATCTAGAAAAATCAGTGGACGAGGAAACAACAAAAGGCGAGAAAAAAGATTCATTAAGTGCAGTGCTGGAGACGGAACCGTCAGATTCAGGAATGGCTGCTGCTTCCGCTACGGATGGTGTCGCTGCGACGGCAGTACGGTCGGTAATTCAGCGGATTGAACACGTGGCTGAACGATGTGGCCGCAGATCGGACCAAGTAAGGCTGGTGGCTGTAAGCAAAACTAAGCCAGTATCTCTCCTCAAACAAGTTTACGACGCCGGTCATCGTTGTTTCGGTGAAAATTACGTCAAAGAGCTCATTGAGAAAGCTCCTCAG CTTCCAGATGATATAGAGTGGCATTTCATAGGGAATTTGCAGAGCAATAAAGTCAAGCCACTTTTAA CTGGAGTGCCAAATCTTGCTATGGTGGAGACAGTAGATGATGAAAAG ATTGCAAATCAGCTTGACCGTGTGGCTGCGAACATTGGAAGAAAGCCATTGAAAGTTTTTATCCAAGTTAATACAAGCGGGGAAGAAA CTAAATCTGGTGTTGAACCAGATGGGTGTCTGGAACTCGTGAAACATGTTACTTCAAACTGCCCTAATCTTGAATTCTGTGGCTTGATGACTATTGGAATGCCAGATTATACATCGACTCCTGAAAACTTTAAG ACTTTAGCAAAATGTAGAAGTGAAGTTTGCGAGGCACTTGGAATATCTGAAGATCAATGTGAGCTGTCAATGGGCATGTCAGGCGACTTTGAACTTGCTGTGAGTGACCTGACTTGTCACTAA